The Clarias gariepinus isolate MV-2021 ecotype Netherlands chromosome 4, CGAR_prim_01v2, whole genome shotgun sequence genome window below encodes:
- the kcnj12a gene encoding ATP-sensitive inward rectifier potassium channel 12, with protein MSVSRMSRYSIVSSEEDALRLTTIHGSSGINGYGNGNGKIHMRRKCRNRFVKKNGQCNVQFTNMHQKSQRYLADIFTTCVDIRWRYMLIVFTVVFVVSWLAFGLAFWVIALLHGDLDNPAGDDSFTPCVLHVNGFLAAFLFSIETQTTIGYGFRCVTEECPVAIFLVVFQSIVGSIIECFMIGAIMAKMARPKKRTQTLLFSKNAVIAMRDGKLCLMWRVGNLRRSHIVEAHVRALLLKPRVTAEGEYIPLDHLDINVGFDQGLDRIFLVSPNTILHEIDEESPLYGISKRDLDTADFEIVVILEGMVEATAMTAQARSSYLASEILWGHRFEPVLFEEKNEYKVDYSHFHKTYEVPSTPRCSAKDMLENKCVSAAENASTFCYENELALLSRDEEDEEECTQRELQDFEQISRSLEQRSYRRESEI; from the coding sequence ATGAGTGTGAGCCGTATGAGCCGCTACAGCATCGTGTCGTCGGAGGAAGACGCTCTGCGCCTGACGACAATCCACGGCAGCAGTGGGATTAACGGCTACGGCAATGGAAATGGAAAGATCCACATGAGAAGAAAATGCCGTAATCGGTTTGTGAAGAAGAATGGACAGTGCAATGTCCAGTTCACCAACATGCATCAGAAGTCGCAGCGCTACCTGGCCGACATCTTCACCACCTGTGTGGACATCCGCTGGCGCTACATGCTGATCGTGTTcacagttgtgtttgtggtgtcATGGCTGGCGTTCGGTTTGGCATTCTGGGTAATTGCACTGCTCCACGGTGACCTGGACAACCCAGCGGGGGATGATAGCTTCACCCCATGTGTCCTACATGTGAATGGATTCTTGGCAGCATTTCTGTTTTCCATTGAGACTCAGACAACTATCGGGTATGGTTTCCGCTGTGTGACAGAGGAGTGTCCAGTCGCCATTTTTCTTGTTGTCTTCCAGTCCATCGTGGGCAGTATTATCGAGTGCTTCATGATTGGCGCTATTATGGCGAAAATGGCTCGGCCTAAAAAGCGTACTCAGACTCTGTTGTTCTCCAAAAATGCGGTAATCGCCATGAGGGACGGGAAGCTCTGTCTCATGTGGCGCGTCGGGAACCTTCGTAGAAGCCACATTGTTGAGGCTCACGTTCGAGCGTTGCTACTGAAGCCACGTGTGACTGCAGAGGGAGAGTACATCCCTCTAGACCATCTGGATATTAACGTTGGGTTCGACCAAGGGCTTGATAGGATCTTCTTAGTCTCGCCGAACACCATTCTGCACGAGATTGATGAGGAAAGTCCACTTTATGGGATCAGCAAGCGAGATCTGGACACAGCGGACTTTGAGATCGTGGTGATCCTCGAGGGGATGGTGGAGGCCACGGCTATGACCGCACAGGCCCGGAGCTCGTACTTGGCAAGTGAGATCCTGTGGGGCCACCGGTTTGAGCCGGTACTTTTTGAGGAGAAGAACGAGTACAAGGTGGACTACTCACATTTCCACAAGACGTACGAGGTCCCGTCTACGCCGCGCTGCAGTGCTAAAGACATGCTCGAGAATAAGTGTGTGTCTGCTGCCGAAAACGCCTCCACATTCTGCTACGAGAACGAGCTGGCGCTGCTCAGCCGTGATGAGGAAGACGAGGAGGAGTGCACTCAGAGAGAGCTGCAAGACTTTGAACAGATCTCTCGGAGTCTCGAGCAAAGGTCGTACCGGCGCGAGTCTGAGATTTAA